The Pigmentiphaga aceris DNA segment TGGGCGACTTTATTTCCCATACGGTCATGCCGGCGAGCATCAATGCGATGCAGCTGAAAAACACGGCCACGGGGGTGGTCCAGACCATCCAGTCAAACATTCTTGTCTCCTGTCTCAGATGTGGCCGATTACACGCGGCCCATCGCAAAGCCCTTGGCGATGTAGTGACGCACGAACCAGATCACGATCGCGCCCGGCACGATGGTCAGCACACCGGCTGCCGCCAGCGTTGCCCAGTCCATGCCGGACGCACTGACCGTGCGTGTCATGGTGGCCACGATGGGCTTGGCGTTCACGCTGGTCAGCGTGCGCGCCAGCAGCAGTTCGACCCAGCTGAACATGAAGCAGAAGAACGCCGCCACGCCTACGCCAGCCTTGATCAGCGGCAGGAAGATGCGGATGAAGAACTTCGGGAAGCTGTAGCCGTCGATGTAAGCCGTCTCGTCGATTTCACGCGGAATGCCGCTCATGAAACCTTCCAGAATCCACACCGCCAGCGGCACGTTGAACAGCAGGTGGGCCAATGCAACGCCCACGTGCGTATCCATCAGACCCACCGTGCTGTACAGCTGGAAGAAGGGCAGCAGGAAGACTGCGGGCGGCGTCATGCGGTTGGTCAGCAGCCAGAAGAACACGTGCTTGTCGCCCAGGAACGAATAGCGCGAGAACGCATAGGCGGCGGGCAGGGCAACGGCCAGCGAAATGACCGTG contains these protein-coding regions:
- a CDS encoding carbohydrate ABC transporter permease, with the protein product MNPNRRFQKRIIFLALYLLFALLPIYWMINMSFKTNEEILSSFSFFPQQFTWDNYVRIFTDESWYSGYINSLIYVAINTVISLAVALPAAYAFSRYSFLGDKHVFFWLLTNRMTPPAVFLLPFFQLYSTVGLMDTHVGVALAHLLFNVPLAVWILEGFMSGIPREIDETAYIDGYSFPKFFIRIFLPLIKAGVGVAAFFCFMFSWVELLLARTLTSVNAKPIVATMTRTVSASGMDWATLAAAGVLTIVPGAIVIWFVRHYIAKGFAMGRV